One window from the genome of Hyphomonas neptunium ATCC 15444 encodes:
- the pgl gene encoding 6-phosphogluconolactonase, with the protein MESRLIVLDDREAASVLAAELASLHLSRAIAKDGHASFMVSGGSSPARMLSLLSQDALDWASVTVGLVDERWVSPDHPGSNEKGVREKLLKGPAAAARFIPMKTDDADPASAVADRAAAYAPHVLPISCILLGIGPDAHTASWYPGSMGLDQAMYPEEGAIIAAVDAGNTPVSGDFHQRMTLTAGPICSAASAILLMFGEDKRSALEQSLKGDEKQFPVRRAIEGLGRRLSIIWAP; encoded by the coding sequence ATGGAATCCAGACTGATCGTTCTTGATGACCGGGAGGCTGCGTCTGTCCTCGCGGCGGAGCTCGCCTCTCTTCACCTGTCCCGCGCAATTGCGAAAGATGGTCATGCCAGTTTCATGGTATCGGGTGGATCTTCGCCCGCCCGTATGCTCAGCCTGCTGTCGCAGGACGCTTTGGACTGGGCCAGCGTCACGGTAGGTCTGGTTGATGAGCGCTGGGTGTCCCCCGATCATCCGGGATCAAACGAAAAGGGTGTGCGCGAAAAACTGCTGAAAGGCCCAGCTGCCGCCGCCCGGTTTATCCCGATGAAGACAGATGATGCCGATCCGGCCAGCGCCGTTGCCGATCGGGCCGCCGCCTATGCGCCGCATGTCTTGCCGATCTCCTGCATTCTGTTGGGAATTGGCCCGGACGCGCACACGGCGAGCTGGTATCCCGGATCGATGGGGCTGGATCAGGCGATGTATCCCGAAGAGGGCGCCATCATAGCGGCCGTCGATGCGGGAAACACGCCCGTCTCCGGAGACTTTCATCAGCGCATGACGCTCACCGCCGGTCCGATTTGCAGCGCAGCCTCCGCCATCCTGCTGATGTTCGGCGAAGACAAGCGATCCGCTCTCGAACAATCTCTCAAGGGCGATGAAAAACAGTTCCCGGTGCGCCGCGCCATTGAGGGTCTGGGTAGACGTCTCTCCATCATCTGGGCACCCTGA